A stretch of DNA from Acidobacteriota bacterium:
TTTTACGGAACAGATCTCGATAAGATCCTTGAAGAGATCAAGCCGGAACTAGTTGAGGTAGTTGGTGTCTGCACAAACATCTGTGTGCTTTACACGGTGGAAGGATTGAGAAACAGGGATTACAGGGTGAAGGTCCACCGGAAAGGAGTGGCCTCCTTCGATGAGGAAGCAGCAGAATTCGCACTGAGGCAGATGCAAACCGTACTTGGAGCTGAAATAGTTTAAGGAGCAAGGAAGCATGAGCATATCGGATGGCACAAGGCTTGATCCATCCATTTTCAGGATAGATGCGAGCAGGATGAGAAAGGGGTGGTACAGCGACCACTATTTCAACAACATCGTCCTGATCCTTTCCGAACTCGTCAGGCGGGAATACCGATTCCGGGGAGAGAGCCAGATTCTGAGAGAAAGGGATTTCGATTTGAGTCGCATCGATACGGGAAATATCGAGGTGGAAATGCAGTACTTCACGAAGCGGGAGCCTTTTTCCATCGTTGCAGGGACTGACAATGCAATAGCCATCCTGAAGGAGTGCACTGGCTATTTTGATGAGCATGGAGAATTCGTCAATACCTTCAAGGACCTTGAAGTTGAAGCCGTTCAGGATGGAGCGAAGCTCCTTCCCTGGCTTCCCGCTATGAGGATCAGGGGAAGGTACAGGGACTTTGCCATCCTTGAGACTCCCACTCTCGGCGCCATAGCACGAAGAACGAGAATCGCCACCAATGTCTATACTACAGTCAAGGCGGCCAATGGGAAACCGGTTCTCTTCTTTCCAGCCCGCTTCGACATCCATGAAGCCCAGGCGGGGGACGGATACGCGTATCGGATTGCAATCGAGAGGTACAATATGGAGGAGAAGAAGAAGGTGCAGCCTTTCATCTCCACGGCTGCACAGGGTGACTGGTGGGGGGAGAAGGGGGGAGGAACCACTGCTCATGCCTTTATCCTCTGCTTCCTCGGAGACACGGGCGAGGCGATGATGGCTTTCTCCGAAGCGCTTCACCCTGACGTGAAGAGGATCGCTCTGGTTGATACCAACAACGACAACGTCGGCGATTCAAAAAAGACGGCCATAAAGATGTTCCAGAAGTATATCACTCTGAAGGAAGAGGGAAGGAGAGAGGAGGCGAAAAAATACATCCTCTACGGC
This window harbors:
- a CDS encoding nicotinate phosphoribosyltransferase, whose protein sequence is MSISDGTRLDPSIFRIDASRMRKGWYSDHYFNNIVLILSELVRREYRFRGESQILRERDFDLSRIDTGNIEVEMQYFTKREPFSIVAGTDNAIAILKECTGYFDEHGEFVNTFKDLEVEAVQDGAKLLPWLPAMRIRGRYRDFAILETPTLGAIARRTRIATNVYTTVKAANGKPVLFFPARFDIHEAQAGDGYAYRIAIERYNMEEKKKVQPFISTAAQGDWWGEKGGGTTAHAFILCFLGDTGEAMMAFSEALHPDVKRIALVDTNNDNVGDSKKTAIKMFQKYITLKEEGRREEAKKYILYGVRADTASNIRDVSVEPSGNPALDFGVNPRLINKMRGALDELHADPAIKPGWKEEAKRYFRSIKIVASGGFTPEKISLFESLRVPVDIYGVGSYLMRGENNDFTADVVMVRINGKWCQMAKVGRQRLENPDLERVE